One genomic window of Solanum dulcamara chromosome 10, daSolDulc1.2, whole genome shotgun sequence includes the following:
- the LOC129871620 gene encoding uncharacterized protein LOC129871620, producing MEKNHKDKKWSYEKRSPLQDLNVIPRCRSKSSTIEAPKGRLPFLISSNSSSSSSSSSSSSSSSRTHFHKTPKVSSRISNPVPKSTRLRSKSTNENDLPRPITQNPKKNPPFLSGKKPTSRKSNLSNPVKKSSFGSVRMGVIKPKSLKQKLEGNGSGEHIQLLDLDSNLISFENCTPLGKLASGSGIECATLDHTCNVENSNTTSNATKTPPIEASVSPEIQCGLSSGLVSAATPCYAAGHVLSGVTDKRKCRPRGVLTIGNLIDSSDCEKASGSEDRKYEGAGRNTVPNKSSRDSLFPLPALASMQWLLSPCRENNDICCEGESVDEFRMLTGSATTELPYSTSLCSESTSDSVHYREKYCDSVNRDAAQTDGKARIVLVSSESPEIKDNLFPSFPLAISCCHDVKVPDEWKCSCSLVRENTPCSTASLSSGNVIQTPKSDSTSGKRGGFSWLHSGDHGDNLGADLDSVADFLHKTSLSPTTQPSALDPPNLHFKFTSDSWVSDSTLDNVSQSQMRISWRDGIVSRTFEIDDLDCCRCLSDVENGGYCYTNAKTNVVVESSSNEENDLLPESGSQSPEFLEHKHELSRTRKLRSPLPEANSCAESIQTEGGGLVSSADSDWTHSYKNQFYQT from the coding sequence atggagaaaaatcACAAGGATAAGAAATGGAGTTATGAGAAGAGAAGCCCTCTGCAAGATCTGAATGTTATTCCGAGATGTAGAAGCAAGAGTAGCACCATTGAAGCCCCAAAAGGTCGTCTTCCTTTTCTCATCTCttcaaattcttcttcttcgtcttcttcctcatcttcttcttcttcttcttccagaACGCATTTCCACAAAACGCCGAAAGTTTCTTCGAGAATTTCTAACCCAGTGCCTAAATCTACACGTTTGAGATCTAAATCCACCAACGAGAATGATTTACCAAGACCCATTACGCAAAACCCCAAAAAGAACCCTCCTTTCCTATCTGGGAAGAAACCCACCTCCCGAAAGTCAAATCTGAGCAATCCTGTGAAGAAATCATCATTTGGGTCGGTAAGAATGGGGGTTATTAAACCCAAGAGTTTGAAGCAAAAGCTGGAAGGAAATGGCTCAGGTGAGCACATTCAGCTTTTGGATTTAGATAGTAATTTGATTAGTTTTGAGAATTGTACACCTCTTGGTAAATTAGCATCTGGTTCTGGTATTGAATGTGCAACTTTAGATCATACTTGTAATGTAGAGAACTCAAATACAACTAGTAATGCTACAAAAACACCTCCCATTGAGGCTTCAGTGTCCCCTGAAATACAATGTGGGCTATCCTCTGGGCTGGTTTCAGCTGCAACACCTTGTTATGCTGCTGGCCATGTTCTCTCTGGTGTCACTGATAAAAGAAAGTGTAGGCCTAGAGGTGTTCTCACTATAGGAAACTTAATTGATTCATCAGATTGCGAAAAAGCCAGTGGCTCAGAGGATAGAAAATATGAGGGGGCTGGAAGGAATACAGTACCTAACAAGTCTAGTAGGGATTCTTTGTTTCCTTTACCTGCATTGGCTTCTATGCAGTGGCTTTTATCTCCTTGCCGTGAGAATAATGACATTTGTTGTGAGGGTGAATCTGTAGACGAATTTAGGATGTTGACTGGATCTGCCACGACTGAGCTGCCATATTCAACTTCATTATGTTCTGAGAGTACTTCTGATTCAGTACATTACAGAGAAAAGTACTGTGATAGTGTAAATAGGGATGCAGCACAAACTGATGGAAAAGCTAGGATTGTTCTGGTCTCTTCTGAAAGTCCTGAAATTAAAGATAATTTGTTTCCATCTTTTCCCCTGGCCATATCTTGTTGTCATGATGTGAAAGTCCCGGATGAGTGGAAATGTTCATGCAGTCTTGTTAGAGAGAATACTCCGTGCTCTACAGCTTCTTTGAGCAGTGGTAATGTTATTCAAACCCCTAAATCAGATTCGACCTCAGGCAAGCGTGGTGGCTTTTCATGGTTACATTCAGGTGATCATGGAGACAACCTTGGAGCTGACCTTGATTCAGTGGCAGATTTTCTTCACAAAACAAGTTTATCACCTACAACTCAACCATCAGCTTTGGATCCGCCTAATCTGCATTTTAAGTTTACTAGTGATTCTTGGGTGTCTGACTCTACATTAGATAATGTATCACAATCTCAAATGAGGATATCATGGAGGGATGGGATAGTGAGTCGGACttttgagattgatgatttggaTTGCTGCAGATGCTTATCAGATGTTGAGAATGGGGGATACTGTTACACTAATGCAAAGAcaaatgttgttgttgaatcCAGCTCCAATGAAGAAAATGATCTTTTACCAGAGAGTGGTTCTCAGTCTCCCGAATTTCTAGAGCACAAACACGAGCTTTCTCGGACTAGAAAATTAAGGTCTCCTCTCCCAGAAGCTAATTCGTGTGCAGAGTCTATACAGACTGAAGGTGGTGGCTTAGTTTCTTCTGCAGATTCTGACTGGACCCATAGTTATAAAAATCAGTTTTATCAAACTTGA